One Triticum dicoccoides isolate Atlit2015 ecotype Zavitan chromosome 3B, WEW_v2.0, whole genome shotgun sequence genomic window, cgttgttgctttcatatgtttttatatatgttcctagaaaaaactgtgttgaaagatgttagtagtaatgatgcggattcgatccgtgatctgaggattatcctcgttgttgcaaagaaaaattatgtccttgatgcaccgctaggtgacaaacctattgcaggagcagatacagacgttatgaacgtttggctagctcaatatgaagactacttgatagttttgtgcaccattctttatggcttagaaccgggactacaaaaagtttttgaaacgtcatggaacatatgagatgttccatgagatgaaattagtatttcagattcatgtccgtgtcaagaggtatgagacctttgacaaatacttcgcctaaaagatggaggagaattgctcaactagtgagcaagtacttagattgtctgagtactacaatcacttgaatcaagtgggagttaatctccctgataagatagtgattggcagagttctctagtcaccatcaccaagttactggaacttcgtgatgaactataatgcaagggatgacgaaaacgattcccgagctcttcgtgatgttgaaatcgacgaaggtagaaatcaagaaagagcatcaagtgttgatggttgacaagatcactagtttcaagaaaagggcaaagggaaagaaaggggaacttcaagtagaatgacaagcaagttgtcactcccaccaagaagcccaaagctgaaccaaagcctgaaattgagtgcttacactgcaaaggaaatggtcactggaaacggaaataccctgaatatttggtggataagaaggatggcagagtgaacaagggtatatttgatatacagattattgacgtgtaccttactagtgtttatagtagcccctgagtatttgatacttgttcggttgctaaaaattagtgactcgaaacaggagttacagaataaacagagactagttgagggtgaagtgacgatgtgtattggaagtggttccaagattgatatgatcatcatcgcacactccctatacttccgggattagtgttaaacctaaataaatgttatttggcgtttgcattgaacatgaatatgatttgatcatgtttattgcgatacggttattcatttaaagtcaaagaataattgttgttctgtttacatgaataaaaccttcgatggttatacacccaatgaaaatagtttgttggatcttgatcgtagtgatacacatcttcataatattgatgccaaaagatgcaaagttaataatgatagtgcaacttatttgtggcactgccatttgggtcatatcggtgtaaagcgcatgaagaaactccataaagatggattttcggaatcacttggttatgaatcatttgatgcttgcgaaccgtgccttttgggcaagatgactaaaactccgttctccggaacaatggaacgagctactgtcttattggaaataatacatatcgatgtatgcgatccgatgggtgttaaggctcgcggcgtgtatcatttttttctgaccttcacagatgatttgagcagatatgggtatatctacttgatgaaacataagtctgaaacatttgaaaagttcaaagaatttcagagtgaagtggagaatcatcgtaacaagaaaataaagtttctacgatctgatcgtggagaagaatatttgagttacgagtttggcattcatataaaacaatgtggaatagtttcacagctcatgccacatggaacaccacagcgttatggtgtgtccgaacgccataaccgtactttattggatatagtgcaatctatgatgtctcttaccgatttaccactatcgttttggggttatgcattagagacagctgcattcactttaaatagggcaccatcaaaatccgttgaaacgacgccttattaaccgtggtttggcgagaaaccaaagttgtcgtttcttaaagtttggggttgcgatgcttatgtgaaaaagttttcacctaataagctcgaacccaaatcggagaagtgcgtcttcatagaatacccaaaggtaactattgggtacaccttctatcacagatccgaaggcaagttattcattgctaagatggatcctttctaaagaaggagtttctctcgaaataagtgagtgggaggaaagtagaacttgatgaggtaattgtaccttctcccaaattggaaagtagctcatcacagaaatcagttccagtgatgcctacaccgattagtgaggaagttaatgatgatgatcatgaaacttcggatcaagttactagagaaactcgtaggtcttccagagtatggtccgcaccagagtggtgcggtaatcctattccggaagtcatgttactagaccatgatgaacctatgaactacgaggaagtgatgatgagcccagattccgcgaaatggcttgaggccataaaatctgagatgggatccatgtatgagaacaaagtatggactttgattgacttgctcgatgatcagcaagccatgttaaataaatggatcttcaagaggaagacggacactgatagtagtgttactatctacaaagctcgacttgtcgcaaaaagtttttttgacaagttcaaggtgttgaatacgatgagattttatcactcgtaacgatgcttaagtctgtccgaatcatgttagaaattgccacattttatgaaatctggcaaatggatgtcaaaaactgcattccttaaatggatatttcttaaagaagtgttgtatatgatacaaccataaggttttgtcaatcctaaaggtgctaacaaaatgtgcaagctccagcgatccatctatggactggtgcaagcatctcggagttggaatatatgctttgataagttgatcaaagcatatacttttatacggacttgcagtgaagactgtgtttacaataaagtgagtgggagcactacagactttctgataagtatatgtgagtgacatattattgatcagaaatgatgtagaatttttttggaaagcataaaggagtatttgaaaggagtttttcgaagaaagatatcagtaaagctacttacatattgagcatcaagatctattgagatagatcaagacgcttgataagatttttaataagtacataccttgacaagattttgaagtagttcaaaatggaacagtcaaagaaagagttcttgcctgtgttgcaagggtatgaaattgagtaagactcaaatcccgaccacggcagaaaatagaaagagaatgaaagtcattccctatgcatcagtcataggttctataaaagtatgccatgctatggactagaactattgtatactctgccctggtttggcaatggagtacaatagtgatctaagagtagatcaactgacattggtcaaaattatccttagtggaataaaggagatgtttctcgattatggaggtgataaaagagttcgtcgtaaaagttacatcgatgcaaacttttacattgatctagatgactctaagtctcaatctggatacatattgaaagtgggagcaattagctagagtagctccgtgcagagcattgaggacatagaatatttgcaaaatacatacggctctgaatgtgacagaactgttgactaagcttctctcacgagcaaaacatgatcacaccttagtactctttgggtgttaatcacatagcgatgtgaactagattattgactctagtaaacccgttGGGTGTTGATcatatgacgatgtgaactatgggtattaatcacatacagatgtgaatattggtgttgaatcacatgatgatgtgaactatattattgactctagtgcaagtgggagactgaaggaaatatgccctagaggcaataataaagttattatttatttccttatatcatgataaatgtttattattcatgctagaattctattaaccggaaacatgatacatgtgtgaatacatagacaaactgagtgtcactagtatgcctctacttgactagctcgttaatcaaagatggttatgtttcctagccatggacaaagagttgtaatttgattaacgggatcatatcattaggagaatgatgtgattgacttgacccattccgttagcttagcacacgatcgtttagtatgttgctaatgcttaattcatgacttatacatgttcctgtgactatgagattatgcaactcccgtttaccggaggaacactttgtgtgctaccaaacgtcacaacgtaactgggtgattataaaggagctctacaggtgtctccgaaggtacatgttgggttggcgtattcgagtttaggatttgtcactccgattgtcggagaggtatctctgggccctctcggtaatacacatcacttaagccttgcaagcattgcaactaattagttagttgcgggatgatgtattacggaacgagtaaagagacttgccggtaacgagattgaactaggtattgagataccgacgatcgaatctcaggcaagtaacataccgatgacaaagggaataacgcatgttgttatacggtttgaccgataaagatctttgtagaatatgtgggagccaatatgagcatccaggttccgctattggttattgaccggaaacgtgtctcggtcatgtctacattgttctcgaacccgtagggtccgcacgcttaagttttcgatgacagttatattatgagtttatgagttttgatgtaccgaaggagttcggagtcccgaatgagaccggggacatgatgaggagtctcgaaatggtcgagacgtaaagatcgatatattggacgactatattcagagttcggaaaggttctgagtgattcaggtatttttcggagtaccggagagttacgggaattcgccggggagtatatgggcattattgggccatacgggaatagaggagagaggccgaaaggaaggaggcgcgcagcccccctctggtccgaattggacaaggggtgcagcccccttttccttcctcctctccccctctttccttctctcctactccaacaaggaaggggtggagtcctactcccggtgggaggaggactcctcctggcgcgcccctcctggccggccgaccccctccccctggctcctttatatacgggggcagggggcacctctagacacaacaacaattgatcctttggatctcttagtcgtgtgcggtgcccccctccacgataatccacctcgataatatcgtagcggtgcttaggcgaagccctgcgtcggtagaacatcaagatcgtcaccacgccgtcgtgctgacggaactctccctcgacactcggctggatcggagttcgagggacgtcatcgagctgaacgtgtgctagaactcggaggtgccgtagtttcggtgcttgatcggtcaggccgtgaagacgtacgactacatcaaccgcgttgttctaacgcttccgctttcggtctacgagggtatgtagacaacactctcccctctcgttgctatgcatcaccatgatcttgcgtgtgcgtaggaatttttttgaaatcactacgttccccaacacttggttCTTGCCTTTGCCACTCTGCTGAATCTTCCCTCGTTTCTGCTTGTTGCCAACGCCCCTCTTTGCATGCACCACCATAGCTCCCTGGTTGGGATTCAGGTCGTCGGACGCTTGCCCACGTGAAAATCTCTTCCCCAGAACAAAATCAGCCTCTTGCATGTATTGATCGGATTCAACAGATGAAAAATCCGAGGTGTCGTGAAGGTTACGCATGGCCGGGATCATATCCTTGCTCCCAAGGTTGCTGCTGTGGCTCAGCTCACTCCCAGGTGGGCGTACTGAAAGTGGCAGGGGCGCAGGTATTCTACCTCCAAGGAAGACGAACTCTGGAGGTCCAGATGATGCCCGCACCGTACGGACTTTGCTGGCCTCAGCTCTCTGCCCAGCCAAGTGTACACACATAGCTAAAACACGATCAGAAAGGTCTGTGTCCACGTTGTGTCCGTCAGAGCTGCTGTGTTCGCCAAAACCGTCGTGAGCATCAACCCGTACTGGTATCTCTGGTGTTTGTTGCTGCTCTTGATTTCCCTTCCCTCTATGCCTCTCTCTTGGCTTTCCAAGAACCTCAAAGGGAGCATTACTAGCAAAGTTCAGCCCCCGTCTTGCTGCAGGCTGGGTTCCAGGCGCCACAAACGCTGATCTATTCTCAAACTTTCTGTACGGAGAGCACCTCAACCCTTCATCACATGCTCGGGTCGGAACACCCAACCTTTTCTTCTCACACTGGTTGCCATCGTGGCCTATGAATCCACACCAGAAGCAGTAGTGGGGCACCCTCTCGTAACGGAGTGGGTAGATAACTTGTTTCGCCGGGTCCTTGCCGATGGTAATTTTGGTCTGGAGCCGGCGGCCAAGTGGCAGCTCCACACGGATACGCAAGAACTCGCGAACCCTGGTCCCATCAGCCTCACCATCCACCTCCATGACGGTACCCGACAAGCCTGCAAGAAATTCGCCATACGCAATAGTCTGCTTTCTCCACGGAACGTTGTATACACGGACCCAGATCGGAACTAAATTCAGTATAGCCTCGGAAGGCTGCTCTCCTTCCTTGAACGGGCCAACAATGAGTGCGTTTTCCTTGAAAATCCAAGGTCCTCCTCTTGCTACAAAGTTGTAATCTCCCTCGGAGAAGAAGGTCACCGCATACCAATTGTTCTTAATCCTTGCAATATTGAGGCCTGCTCGTACCTTCCAGACCTCGCTGAAGTGTTCCGTCATGTCGTTGACGTTTGTCCGAACATTCCTAATGGACAAACGAAGAAGAACCCTTGAAGGTGCCCTAACTTTTACCAGGGTACGGTCGAAACCGTGGTAAAACTTTAATGATTTTTTTAATAATGATTAGAAAACGTAGAATGTATTACTCCGTATTTGATTATGTGAAGCATAGAACGCCAACCCCTACGAGTTCTCCACTTCTCCTAAGAACAGAGGTACGATAGATAAGCCCCGTCCCCGAATTCAAATCCGCCAAATCTGGTAGTACGACAGCCACGCCGCTTTCCCTCCCCCGTCTCCCTCCCAAACCCCAATCATTCCCTCCTCCGCCTTCTCCGAAATACTCCAAACCACCAAATCAAACCGAGAGCAATCGAAATCCCAAATCCCACCTCTCGAATTTAGCACAGGCATTCCCAAATCGCGCGGTTCTGATGCCGAAGGTAGCCCTTTCCGATCACTAAACCCCCGAACCCCGGGATCCACCGAGGAATTCCCTATTAGTTCGTTCGTTTAGATTGGAATTCGGTTCGCGTCGGTACTGGCGTTGATACAGATGGTGGGTTGGTGCAGGCGCACGAGGAGGAGGTGCCGGCGGCGGGGGCGGACAGCGAGGAGCTCGAGCCGCTCTTCGACTACTCCCGCGTGCAGCCCACCATCGACTTCTGCTTCGACGGTAAGGTCCCGCGACCCCATGCTCTAGGGTTTCCGTGGAAGTTGCTTAGGACCGACCTTCTCCGTTTGGATGCGCAGATTCCGACCTCGAGAAGTCGGACATCTTCGTCCACTGCAACAAGCGCCCCAAGGTGCCCGCCGACAACGCGAACGCTGTCGTGAGTATGACAGAGTTCAATTCGTTTTGATGGGTGAGGTTTTTGGTTTTTGGCTGTGAAAGGTAACGTGTTCATTTCGATCTGCGTGTCTTGCAGGAGGGGGGTAAGGCTAATGAGAAGGGCGACGCCGGCATAAAGAAGGCCACGGTGGTGAatttggatgatgaggattggctgGCTCCGCCGCCGCTGAAGCCTCTGCTTAGCACTGAAGTATGCAAGGATAAAACGATGCACGAGCGGAGGTATCGCAATGTTTGGACATATAATAGTGCCTTATGGGATCATAGGCCATTTTTTTCTCTAATACGCACAAGCATGCGTATCATATATTATAGAAAGAAAGGGGGTGAAGAGCCCCTCTACATGGGTTTGTTACAAAACACACCCAAGTCCACCCTTACACGACGAAGTGGGTTAACTACTCCCGATCAACCCACCGTGTCAACGCTTGAAAGAAACTCTCGAGGTCACCCTTGAGCAGGCCTGATTGCCTCCAAGCCCTCCCTTCCAAGATCCTCGTTCCTGCTCCGTGGAGTGACGGTGAAGCTCCATCAAACACAATCCCGTTCCTGTGCTTCCATAACTAGACAGGGACTAAGATGGCCCTATAGTCCTTGCCCGGTCTTATGCCAAATTAAACCCAGTTTGAATAGGGTATGCTGTTGCTTTATGAAATGCTGCACGGACTTCGCCTAGCTCTTCCCCTGCCTTTTTGATATCCCCATTCTAGTTCAGTTTCACCAGACTGTTATGATTTTAGCACTAGTGCACGTAACAACAGGCTAGGTTTTTGCACACGCGTGCACACACAAAATGGAGATTACTATGGCTTAGTAAGTTAGTTACTAGGCAGAATGTCTTTGGTCTTTCAGTATAGAATAGTAGGCATAACAAATATTTACCATTCCCGCATCTGTAAGAACACAACCTACGAGTGGTTCAGGTCAAGTCTTACTTGAAATTCTACATGTATTTTTTGGTTCAACCTATTGTTTATGGTGTTAATCAGCCCTATGGACGTCCTGAGACATCTGGAAATGGAAATCAAACTCATGTATTTTACTGTATTTGTTGCTATTGCTGTTATGTTGCCAGGCAAGTATAAAGTTAGCATCGGTCCTTTgcttttaattttttttactaccAGCCGGTAGTTTATAAAGATGTTACTGACTTGTACTTTTCCAATTTTCGCGCATGGCATTCTCAGGTTAAAGAAACAAGAGGTAGAAAAACTGTCTGATGATGCATTTgaaaaggttgttgaaactgttaaGAAAGACATGGCAGCCAAGAAGCCGCCTGAACCTATATTTCTTGATGAGCCAACCGAATCAGAGAAATCCAAAGAAAAGATCTGCATAGTGGTTCAGGAAAAGGATGGAAGGCAGCAGTTCCGTGTATGCAAGGTATGAAGTTCTCATGGTGATGTTACTCTGCTGTTAAATAATTCAAATTCTCTGACTGACAGTTGCAATAATTTGATGTGTTCAAGTTTAGATTAAGTTTGACATAAAAAAAATCCAATATACTTTCTCCTTTTCATTTTATTGTTAAACTTTACCTTCTGAAATGGTATCTACGTTAGTACAATGTGCATAAGCTAGGATTTTGACATTTTGCCATCCATTAAACATTACCGCATTCGGTTTTCGCCTGGTTTTCCGttaattaaccgggcaattctcttcttcttaattaatcgatggggcaaatcttttgcctccgtttcggaaACATTACCACATGTAAATTTAAACCAGCTCTGTATTCTTAATCTTGATTTATAATTGCTAAAGGATGAGAAGTTCGACAAGCTTTTCAAGGCGTATGCTAAGAAGGTCCAGGTCAGCCCATCCGATCTGACTTTCGTATTTGATGGCGACAAAATAAACCCAGCAAGTACACCCCAGGACCTTGACCTGGAGGATGAAGACATGATTGAGGTGCACCATAAGCCAACTCTAGACAAGCCAGCTGAAGCATACGTGAAGAAATCGCGAGAAAAGATACTTATAATGATTCAGGACAAAGATGTGAAGCTGCAGTTCCGTGTATACAAGGTATAACTTTTTCATGAGACTGTTACTAGTATCAGTGTGCAATAACAGTATATAATCTTTCTGTTAGATAGTTCGAATTCGCTAACAGGTACTTGCAATTATTTCATGCATCACGTTTTATGGCCTAACTGGATTCATTTTGACAGAATAAATGTCCAACATACTTTCAAATTTCATTTCATCGTTGGCTGAAGTTTAATGTACATTAGTTCAAATGTGTACGAGCTGGGATTTCAACATTTCGCTCCATTCAACCTGCAAAATGATAATTTAGAGTATCTCTGTATGCTTATATCTTGATTTCTGATCGCTACAGGATGAGAAATTTGACAAGCTTTTCAAGGTGTATGCTAAGAAGGTTCAACTCAAGCCATCTGATCTGATTTTCATATTCGATGGTGACAAAATAAACTCGGCTAGTACGCcccaggaccttgacttggagaatGATGACATGATTGAGGTGCGCCATAAATCCCACTGATGGCTAGGAGCTTGGCACGGAGTTATCTCAATCTGTAGTTTTGGGCGTCCCTGAGTGGGATGTTGTTTGGAGGTTGACCTGTTTTCCTTTGCAGTCAGCTGCTCATAAGGTCAGCTCAACTTTTGCTAGTGTTAGCTTCTTTTACATGTTCATGTC contains:
- the LOC119276232 gene encoding uncharacterized protein LOC119276232 isoform X1, producing the protein MPKAHEEEVPAAGADSEELEPLFDYSRVQPTIDFCFDDSDLEKSDIFVHCNKRPKVPADNANAVEGGKANEKGDAGIKKATVVNLDDEDWLAPPPLKPLLSTEVCKDKTMHERRLKKQEVEKLSDDAFEKVVETVKKDMAAKKPPEPIFLDEPTESEKSKEKICIVVQEKDGRQQFRVCKDEKFDKLFKAYAKKVQVSPSDLTFVFDGDKINPASTPQDLDLEDEDMIEVHHKPTLDKPAEAYVKKSREKILIMIQDKDVKLQFRVYKDEKFDKLFKVYAKKVQLKPSDLIFIFDGDKINSASTPQDLDLENDDMIEVRHKSH
- the LOC119276232 gene encoding uncharacterized protein LOC119276232 isoform X2, with the protein product MPKAHEEEVPAAGADSEELEPLFDYSRVQPTIDFCFDDSDLEKSDIFVHCNKRPKEGGKANEKGDAGIKKATVVNLDDEDWLAPPPLKPLLSTEVCKDKTMHERRLKKQEVEKLSDDAFEKVVETVKKDMAAKKPPEPIFLDEPTESEKSKEKICIVVQEKDGRQQFRVCKDEKFDKLFKAYAKKVQVSPSDLTFVFDGDKINPASTPQDLDLEDEDMIEVHHKPTLDKPAEAYVKKSREKILIMIQDKDVKLQFRVYKDEKFDKLFKVYAKKVQLKPSDLIFIFDGDKINSASTPQDLDLENDDMIEVRHKSH